A stretch of Argiope bruennichi chromosome 10, qqArgBrue1.1, whole genome shotgun sequence DNA encodes these proteins:
- the LOC129989203 gene encoding uncharacterized protein LOC129989203 — translation MCDLIEVQSPNTVYTDKYIEADYKYDTTIVKKERGILKVIPRTTRVQFRTSKHVPKLGVMLVGWGGNNGSTVTAAVLANKHNITWRTKEGVMKPNYFGSLLQAGTTRLGTSETTGDLYIPFKDMLPLVNPNDIVFGGWDISSRNLADSMERAEVLDYDLQRQLRPMMEKMKPLPAIYDKDFIAANQESRADNVITGTKWEQLEQIRKHIREFKEKNQVGKVIILWTANTERFCDIREGLNDTSANLLKSIKENVSEVSPSTLYAVASILEECAYINGSPQNTFVPGVIELAEKNNVVIGGDDFKSGQTKFKSVLVDFLIGAGIKPVSVVSYNHLGNNDGKNLSAPQQFRSKEISKSNVVDDMVASNSVLFAPGEKPDHCVVIKYVPYVKDSKRALDEYTSEIMMNGKNTIVVHNTCEDSLLAAPIILDLIVLTELCQRISFRVLSSSETRFQPFNSVLSVLSYLCKAPLVPKGAPVVNALARQRACIENLFRGCLGLPPVNHLDLEHKLSDPAAWCTEQPEKIQEKIHIRPDTDAVNGFLKSKHDAAFLSGRIAEDIVLKGLQ, via the exons ATGTGCGATCTCATTGAAGTACAGAGCCCAAACACCGTATACACTGACAAGTACATTGAGGCTGATTACAAGTATGACACAACTATTGTAAAGAAAGAAAGAGGTATTCTCAAG GTCATTCCTAGGACTACTCGAGTACAGTTCCGCACATCCAAGCATGTACCAAAATTGGGAGTGATGTTAGTTGGATGGGGAGGAAACAACGGATCAACTGTGACCGCAGCTGTTTTGGCCAACAAGCATAACATCACATGGCGAACAAAGGAAGGTGTAATG AAACCAAACTATTTTGGATCACTCCTCCAAGCCGGTACCACTCGACTTGGTACATCTGAAACTACCGGAGACTTGTACATTCCATTCAAAGACATGCTCCCGCTAGTGAACCCTAATGACATCGTCTTTGGCGGTTGGGATATTTCCTCGCGAAACTTGGCGGACTCCATGGAGCGGGCCGAAGTGCTAGATTATGATCTTCAGAGGCAGTTGAGACCCATGATGGAGAAAATGAAACCACTGCCAGCTATCTACGATAAAGACTTCATTGCCGCGAATCAAGAATCCCGAGCTGACAATGTCATTACTGGCACCAAATGGGAACAACTGGAACAG ATCCGCAAACACATTCGAGAATTCAAAGAAAAGAACCAAGTTGGAAAAGTTATTATCCTATGGACTGCGAACACTGAACGATTCTGTGATATCAGAGAAGGACTAAATGACACCAGTGCTAACCTGTTGAAATCCATCAAAGAGAATGTGTCTGAAGTCTCTCCGTCCACTCTGTACGCCGTGGCCAGCATACTAGAAGAA TGTGCCTATATCAATGGATCCCCCCAGAACACTTTCGTGCCAGGTGTGATTGAGCTGGCTGAGAAGAACAATGTGGTGATTGGTGGAGATGACTTCAAATCTGGACAGACCAAATTCAAATCTGTCTTGGTCGACTTCCTTATTGGTGCTGGCATTAAACCAGTTTCTGTTGTAAGTTACAATCATCTTGGCAACAATGATGGCAAGAACCTGTCAGCTCCTCAACAGTTTCGATCCAAAGAAATCTCCAAGAGCAATGTTGTGGATGACATGGTGGCTTCCAATTCAGTCCTATTCGCTCCAGGAGAAAAGCCAGATCATTGT GTGGTCATCAAATATGTTCCATACGTTAAAGATAGTAAACGAGCTCTTGATGAATATACTTCTGAAATTATGATGAATGGCAAGAACACCATTGTGGTGCACAACACCTGCGAAGACTCTCTTCTGGCAGCTCCCATCATCCTGGATCTCATTGTCCTGACAGAGCTATGTCAGAGGATCTCCTTCCGTGTCCTGAGCAGCTCCGAAACCAGATTCCAGCCTTTCAACTCTGTCTTGTCTGTCCTGAGCTATCTATGCAAGGCACCACTTGTTCCTAAGGGTGCCCCTGTAGTTAACGCTCTTGCTCGACAGAGGGCTTGCATTGAAAATCTCTTCAGAGGATGTCTTGGACTGCCACCAGTCAACCACCTGGATCTTGAACACAAGCTCAGTGATCCAGCTGCCTGGTGCACTGAGCAACCAGAGAAAATCCAGGAAAAAATCCATATCCGTCCAGACACAGATGCCGTCAATGGTTTCCTCAAGAGTAAGCACGACGCTGCTTTCCTTAGTGGACGCATTGCTGAGGACATTGTCCTTAAAGGACTTCAGTAA